From a region of the Falco peregrinus isolate bFalPer1 chromosome 5, bFalPer1.pri, whole genome shotgun sequence genome:
- the UBA3 gene encoding NEDD8-activating enzyme E1 catalytic subunit isoform X3 gives MAVDGGCGDTGDWEGRWNHVRKFLERSGPFTHPDFEPGTQALEFLLSTCKVLVIGAGGLGCELLKNLALSGFRQIHVIDMDTIDVSNLNRQFLFRPKDVGRPKAEVAAEFLNSRIPNCAVVAYFKRIQDMDESFYRQFHIIVCGLDSIIARRWINGMLMSFLHYEDGVLDPSSIIPLIDGGTEGFKGNVRVIIPGMTACVECTLELYPPQVNFPMCTIASMPRLPEHCIEYVRILQWPKEQPFGEGVALDGDDPEHIQWIYQKSLERASQFNIKGVTYRLTQGVVKRIIPAVASTNAVIAAVCATEVFKIATSAYIPLNNYLVFNDVDGLYTYTFEAERKENCPACSQLPQNIEISPSAKLQEILDYLTNNASLQMKSPAITATMYGGNKTLYLQTVASIEERTRPNLSKTLKELGLVDGQELAVADVTTPQTMLFKLHFTT, from the exons ATGGCTGTTGATGGTGGGTGTGGGGACACTGGAGACTGGGAAGGTCGCTGGAACCATGTAAGGAAGTTCCTCGAGCGATCTGGACCATTCACACATCCTGATTTCGAGCCAGGCACTCAA GCTCTTGAGTTTTTGTTAAGCACATGTAAAGTACTAGTTATTGGAGCAGGAGGATTAGGATGCGAACTCCTGAAAAACCTG GCATTGTCTGGCTTTAGACAGATCCATGTTATTGACATGGATACTATAGATGTTTCTAATCTTAACCGACAGTTTCTGTTTCG ACCAAAGGATGTGGGGCGACCAAAAGCAGAAGTTGCAGCAGAATTCCTGAACAGCCGCATTCCCAACTGTGCTGTCGTAGC atattttaaaaggattcaAGACATGGATGAAAGCTTCTATCGAC AGTTTCATATTATTGTTTGTGGGCTGGACTCTATAATTGCAAGAAGATGGATAAATGGCATGCTG ATGTCATTTTTACATTACGAAGATGGTGTACTGGATCCAAGCTCCATCATACCTTTAATAGATGGAGGGACTGAAGGTTTTAAAGGAAACGTTCGTGTGATTATTCCTGGTATGACAGCATGTGTTGAATGCACACTTGAGCTTTATCCACCACAG GTCAATTTTCCCATGTGTACTATTGCATCTATGCCCAGACTACCAGAGCATTGTATTGAGTATGTCAGGATATTGCAGTGGCCAAAGGAGCAACCTTTTGGAG AAGGTGTTGCGCTGGATGGAGATGATCCTGAGCATATACAGTGGATTTACCAGAAGTCTTTAGAGAGAGCATCGCAGTTTAATATTAAAGGTGTTACATACAGACTCACCCAAG GGGTGGTTAAACGCATTATTCCAGCAGTAGCTTCTACAAATGCAGTAATTGCAG CTGTTTGCGccactgaagtttttaaaatagccaCAAG TGCTTACATTCCTCTTAACAACTATTTGGTGTTCAATGATGTGGATGGAttatacacatacacatttgAAGCTGAAAGAAAG GAGAACTGTCCAGCCTGCAGCCAACTTCCCCAAAACATAGAGATTTCCCCATCAGCTAAACTGCAGGAGATCTTGGATTACTTGACAAATAACGCTTCATT gcAAATGAAATCTCCTGCAATTACAGCAACTATGTATGGGGGaaataaaacactttatttACAG acagtaGCTTCAATTGAAGAACGAACAAGGCCAAATCTTTCCAAGACACTAAAAG aattgGGGCTTGTGGATGGACAAGAACTTGCAGTTGCTGATGTTACTACACCACAAACTATGTTATTCAAGCTGCATTTCACCACTTAA
- the UBA3 gene encoding NEDD8-activating enzyme E1 catalytic subunit isoform X1: MADGEEPEKKRRRLEELLADGMAVDGGCGDTGDWEGRWNHVRKFLERSGPFTHPDFEPGTQALEFLLSTCKVLVIGAGGLGCELLKNLALSGFRQIHVIDMDTIDVSNLNRQFLFRPKDVGRPKAEVAAEFLNSRIPNCAVVAYFKRIQDMDESFYRQFHIIVCGLDSIIARRWINGMLMSFLHYEDGVLDPSSIIPLIDGGTEGFKGNVRVIIPGMTACVECTLELYPPQVNFPMCTIASMPRLPEHCIEYVRILQWPKEQPFGEGVALDGDDPEHIQWIYQKSLERASQFNIKGVTYRLTQGVVKRIIPAVASTNAVIAAVCATEVFKIATSAYIPLNNYLVFNDVDGLYTYTFEAERKENCPACSQLPQNIEISPSAKLQEILDYLTNNASLQMKSPAITATMYGGNKTLYLQTVASIEERTRPNLSKTLKELGLVDGQELAVADVTTPQTMLFKLHFTT; the protein is encoded by the exons AATGGCTGTTGATGGTGGGTGTGGGGACACTGGAGACTGGGAAGGTCGCTGGAACCATGTAAGGAAGTTCCTCGAGCGATCTGGACCATTCACACATCCTGATTTCGAGCCAGGCACTCAA GCTCTTGAGTTTTTGTTAAGCACATGTAAAGTACTAGTTATTGGAGCAGGAGGATTAGGATGCGAACTCCTGAAAAACCTG GCATTGTCTGGCTTTAGACAGATCCATGTTATTGACATGGATACTATAGATGTTTCTAATCTTAACCGACAGTTTCTGTTTCG ACCAAAGGATGTGGGGCGACCAAAAGCAGAAGTTGCAGCAGAATTCCTGAACAGCCGCATTCCCAACTGTGCTGTCGTAGC atattttaaaaggattcaAGACATGGATGAAAGCTTCTATCGAC AGTTTCATATTATTGTTTGTGGGCTGGACTCTATAATTGCAAGAAGATGGATAAATGGCATGCTG ATGTCATTTTTACATTACGAAGATGGTGTACTGGATCCAAGCTCCATCATACCTTTAATAGATGGAGGGACTGAAGGTTTTAAAGGAAACGTTCGTGTGATTATTCCTGGTATGACAGCATGTGTTGAATGCACACTTGAGCTTTATCCACCACAG GTCAATTTTCCCATGTGTACTATTGCATCTATGCCCAGACTACCAGAGCATTGTATTGAGTATGTCAGGATATTGCAGTGGCCAAAGGAGCAACCTTTTGGAG AAGGTGTTGCGCTGGATGGAGATGATCCTGAGCATATACAGTGGATTTACCAGAAGTCTTTAGAGAGAGCATCGCAGTTTAATATTAAAGGTGTTACATACAGACTCACCCAAG GGGTGGTTAAACGCATTATTCCAGCAGTAGCTTCTACAAATGCAGTAATTGCAG CTGTTTGCGccactgaagtttttaaaatagccaCAAG TGCTTACATTCCTCTTAACAACTATTTGGTGTTCAATGATGTGGATGGAttatacacatacacatttgAAGCTGAAAGAAAG GAGAACTGTCCAGCCTGCAGCCAACTTCCCCAAAACATAGAGATTTCCCCATCAGCTAAACTGCAGGAGATCTTGGATTACTTGACAAATAACGCTTCATT gcAAATGAAATCTCCTGCAATTACAGCAACTATGTATGGGGGaaataaaacactttatttACAG acagtaGCTTCAATTGAAGAACGAACAAGGCCAAATCTTTCCAAGACACTAAAAG aattgGGGCTTGTGGATGGACAAGAACTTGCAGTTGCTGATGTTACTACACCACAAACTATGTTATTCAAGCTGCATTTCACCACTTAA
- the TMF1 gene encoding TATA element modulatory factor: MSWFNASQLSSFAKQALSQAQKSIDRVLDIQAEESPWPDAVIPDYGDGTNSLISGGWDTSSWGLSSNTEPQNQPISPTAITKPVRRTVVDESENFFSAFLSPTDVQSIQKNPVVSKPPTKSQRPKEEVKSTLKESQHPSQLEVPVPTEAEVKDCSVAGLVDLKNLDVPKGKIEENSVLKSNAKHEESTNEVTDKKVSALNLEVPEDAVNEKSSAGGNGRGGALDNTSQSLNAGAKDVGLETKERKTEDRQSNTPSPPISTFSSGTSTTSDIEVLDHESVISESSVGSRQEAADSKSSLHLMQTSFQLLSTSACADYNRLDDFQKLTESCCSSDAFERIDSFSVQSLDSRSVSEINSDDELSGRASASASVAVSPSAPKTETVDALKNKSENLNDAPVLHAEEAEMEESGRSATPVNSEQPDVLVAAVQTAEEQIVREETEAQQDAVGKMLEEDTEKQELKKMIDSLTEKLEKREIQLLSTSKEKARLEEAYDNLKDEMFRMKEESSSLSSLKEEFAQRIADAEKKLQLACKERDAAKKEVKTVKEELATRLNTNETAELLKEKEEQIKGLMEEGEKLSKQQLHNSNIIKKLRAKEKERENTNTKQNKKIKELEEELQHLKQVLDGKEDLEKQHRDSIKQLNSVVERQEKDLAKLQAEVEDLEERNRSVQAALDSAYKELADLHKANATKDSEAQEAALSREMKAKEELGLALEKAQDEARQQQEALAIQVADLRLALQRAEQQAARKEDYLRQEIGELQQRLQEAESRNQELSQSVTSATRPLLRQIENLQATLGAQTSAWEKLEKNLSDRLGESQTLLAAAAERERAATEELLSNKIQMSSTESQNSLLRQENTRLQAQLEVERNRLKKMENENSRYEIELEGLKDEYAKTLEDAKKEKTLLATQLEMEKMKVEQERKKAIFVQEAAKEKDRKSFTVETVSSTPTMSRSSSISGVDMAGLQTSFLSQDDPHDHSLGPIATSGSNLYDAIRMGAGSSIIENLQSQLKLKEGEISHLQLEIGNLEKTRSIMAEELVKLTNQNDELEEKVKEIPKLRTQLKDLDQRYNTILQMYGEKAEEAEELRLDLEDVKNMYKTQIDELLKQRQN, from the exons ATGAGCTGGTTCAACGCTTCGCAGCTGTCCAGCTTCGCCAAGCAGGCGCTGTCGCAGGCCCAGAAGTCCATCGACCGGGTGCTGGACATCCAGGCCGAGGAGAGCCCCTGGCCCGACGCCGTCATCCCCGACTACGGTGACG gAACAAATTCTCTCATAAGTGGAGGATGGGATACATCTTCCTGGGGCTTAAGTTCAAatacagaaccacagaatcagCCAATATCGCCAACAGCAATCACTAAGCCGGTGAGGAGGACGGTAGTAGATGAATCTGAAAacttcttcagtgcctttctcTCTCCAACAGACGTTCAGAGTATACAGAAAAATCCGGTGGTATCCAAACCTCCAACCAAATCACAGAGACCCAAAGAGGAGGTGAAAAGCACTTTAAAGGAATCTCAACACCCCAGTCAGCTGGAAGTACCAGTGCCTACAGAGGCAGAGGTAAAGGATTGCTCTGTAGCTGGCCTAGTGGACTTAAAAAACCTTGATGTTCCCAAGGGGAAAATAGAAGAGAATTCTGTGCTTAAATCTAATGCCAAGCATGAAGAAAGCACAAATGAAGTCACTGACAAAAAGGTGTCTGCTCTAAATTTGGAAGTACCTGAAGACGCTGTTAATGAAAAATCCAGTGCAGGAGGGAATGGAAGGGGAGGTGCACTGGATAACACTTCACAGTCTCTTAATGCAGGTGCAAAAGACGTGGGTTTGGAAACTAAGGAGAGAAAGACTGAGGACAGGCAAAGCAATACTCCATCACCTCCAATTAGCACTTTCTCCTCGGGGACATCCACAACTAGTGATATTGAAGTTCTGGACCATGAAAGTGTAATAAGTGAGAGCTCAGTGGGTTCAAGACAAGAAGCTGCAGATTCAAAATCCAGTCTTCATCTAATGCAGACGTCATTTCAGCTCTTATCTACATCTGCCTGTGCAGATTATAATCGTTTAGATGACTTCCAAAAACTGACCgagagctgctgctcctctgatGCTTTTGAAAGAATTGATTCATTCAGTGTACAGTCTTTAGATAGTAGAAGTGTAAGTGAAATAAATTCAGATGATGAGTTATCAGGCAGGGCTTCTGCTTCAGCATCTGTTGCTGTCAGTCCTTCTGCGCCAAAGACAGAAACGGTTGATgccctgaaaaataaatctgaaaacttGAATGACGCTCCTGTTTTACATGCTGAGGAAGCTGAGATGGAAGAGAGTGGGAGAAGTGCAACTCCTGTTAATTCTGAGCAGCCAGATGTTTTGGTTGCTGCCGTGCAAACTGCTGAAGAACAGATTGTGAGAGAGGAGACTGAGGCGCAGCAGGATGCCGTTGGAAAAATGTTAGAAGaggacactgaaaaacaagagCTTAAAAAG ATGATTGATTCATTAACTGAGAAACTGGAGAAGAGGGAAATACAGTTATTAAGTACTAGTAAAGAAAAGGCGCGCCTGGAAGAAGCTTATGATAACCTAAAAGA tgAAATGTTTAGAATGAAAGAAGAGAGCAGTAGCCTTTCATCTCTTAAAGAGGAGTTTGCTCAGCGAATTGCGGATGCCGAAAAGAAGCTCCAGCTAGCCTGCAAAGAAAGAGACGCAGCTAAAAAG GAAGTAAAGACTGTTAAAGAAGAATTGGCTACTCGACTTAATACCAATGAAACCGCTGaattattgaaagaaaaagaagagcaaatcAAAGGATTAATGGAGGAAG GAGAAAAGCTTTccaaacagcagctgcacaaTTCCAACATTATTAAGAAATTAAGAgccaaagagaaagagagagaaaatactaacacaaaacagaataaaaagattaaGGAATTGGAAGAGGAGTTACAGCATTTAAAGCAG GTACTTGATGGCAAGGAAGACCTTGAGAAGCAGCATCGAGACAGCATTAAACAACTGAACAGTGTTGTAGAGCGACAAGAAAAGGATCTTGCTAAACTTCAGGCAGAAGTGGAAGACCTTGAAGAACGGAACAGAAGTGTTCAGGCAGCACTTGACAGTGCATACAA GGAACTTGCAGATCTTCATAAAGCTAATGCTACAAAGGACAGTGAGGCACAAGAAGCAGCCCTAAGTCGGGAAATGAAGGCAAAGGAAGAGCTTGGGTTAGCTCTGGAGAAAGCGCAGGATGAGGCTCGGCAGCAACAAGAAGCTTTGGCTATTCAG GTGGCGGACCTGAGGCTAGCACTGCAACGTGCAGAACAGCAGGCAGCAAGAAAAGAAGACTATTTACGCCAGGAAATTGGTGAATTACAACAG AGACTCCAAGAAGCAGAGAGCCGGAATCAAGAACTAAGTCAAAGCGTTACATCTGCTACACGGCCACTTCTCCGACAGATAGAAAATCTGCAAGCCACACTGGGAGCACAGACCTCTGCATgggaaaaactggaaaagaaccTTTCTGACAGACTTG GTGAGTCTCAAACTCTTctagcagcagctgctgagagaGAACGGGCTGCTACAGAAGAACTTCTTTCTAATAAAATTCAGATGTCTTCTACTGAGTCTCAGAATAGTCTTTTAAGGCAAGAAAATACACGTCTTCAGGCTCAGCTAGAAGTGGAGAGAAACAGattgaagaaaatggaaaacgAAAACAGTAG GTATGAGATTGAACTAGAAGGGCTCAAAGATGAATATGCAAAAACCTTGGaagatgcaaagaaagaaaag acACTGCTAGCTACACAGTTAGAAATGGAGAAGATGAAAGttgaacaggaaagaaagaaggcaatTTTTgtgcaagaagcagcaaaggagaAG gaccGGAAGTCATTTACAGTTGAAACTGTTTCAAGTACTCCAACTATGTCACGCTCTAGTTCCATAAGTGGAGTTGACATGGCAGGTCTTCAGACATCTTTCCTCTCGCAG GATGATCCTCATGATCACTCACTTGGGCCAATAGCTACTAGTGGGAGCAATCTTTATGATGCTATAAGGATGGGAGCAGGTTCAAGTATAATTGAAAATCTTCAATCACagctaaaattaaaagaaggagAGATTTCACATCTACAG CTGGAAATTGGAAACCTTGAGAAAACTCGATCAATAATGGCAGAAGAACTGGTTAAATTAACAAATCAAAATGATGAACTTGaagaaaaagtgaaggaaaTACCAAAATTACGTACACAGTTAAAG GATTTGGATCAAAGATACAATACAATTCTTCAGATGTAtggagagaaagcagaggaagcGGAAGAGCTCCGACTAGATCTTGAAGATGTGAAAAACATGTACAAGACTCAGATAGatgaacttttaaaacaaaggcaaaattaa
- the UBA3 gene encoding NEDD8-activating enzyme E1 catalytic subunit isoform X2 gives MADGEEPMAVDGGCGDTGDWEGRWNHVRKFLERSGPFTHPDFEPGTQALEFLLSTCKVLVIGAGGLGCELLKNLALSGFRQIHVIDMDTIDVSNLNRQFLFRPKDVGRPKAEVAAEFLNSRIPNCAVVAYFKRIQDMDESFYRQFHIIVCGLDSIIARRWINGMLMSFLHYEDGVLDPSSIIPLIDGGTEGFKGNVRVIIPGMTACVECTLELYPPQVNFPMCTIASMPRLPEHCIEYVRILQWPKEQPFGEGVALDGDDPEHIQWIYQKSLERASQFNIKGVTYRLTQGVVKRIIPAVASTNAVIAAVCATEVFKIATSAYIPLNNYLVFNDVDGLYTYTFEAERKENCPACSQLPQNIEISPSAKLQEILDYLTNNASLQMKSPAITATMYGGNKTLYLQTVASIEERTRPNLSKTLKELGLVDGQELAVADVTTPQTMLFKLHFTT, from the exons AATGGCTGTTGATGGTGGGTGTGGGGACACTGGAGACTGGGAAGGTCGCTGGAACCATGTAAGGAAGTTCCTCGAGCGATCTGGACCATTCACACATCCTGATTTCGAGCCAGGCACTCAA GCTCTTGAGTTTTTGTTAAGCACATGTAAAGTACTAGTTATTGGAGCAGGAGGATTAGGATGCGAACTCCTGAAAAACCTG GCATTGTCTGGCTTTAGACAGATCCATGTTATTGACATGGATACTATAGATGTTTCTAATCTTAACCGACAGTTTCTGTTTCG ACCAAAGGATGTGGGGCGACCAAAAGCAGAAGTTGCAGCAGAATTCCTGAACAGCCGCATTCCCAACTGTGCTGTCGTAGC atattttaaaaggattcaAGACATGGATGAAAGCTTCTATCGAC AGTTTCATATTATTGTTTGTGGGCTGGACTCTATAATTGCAAGAAGATGGATAAATGGCATGCTG ATGTCATTTTTACATTACGAAGATGGTGTACTGGATCCAAGCTCCATCATACCTTTAATAGATGGAGGGACTGAAGGTTTTAAAGGAAACGTTCGTGTGATTATTCCTGGTATGACAGCATGTGTTGAATGCACACTTGAGCTTTATCCACCACAG GTCAATTTTCCCATGTGTACTATTGCATCTATGCCCAGACTACCAGAGCATTGTATTGAGTATGTCAGGATATTGCAGTGGCCAAAGGAGCAACCTTTTGGAG AAGGTGTTGCGCTGGATGGAGATGATCCTGAGCATATACAGTGGATTTACCAGAAGTCTTTAGAGAGAGCATCGCAGTTTAATATTAAAGGTGTTACATACAGACTCACCCAAG GGGTGGTTAAACGCATTATTCCAGCAGTAGCTTCTACAAATGCAGTAATTGCAG CTGTTTGCGccactgaagtttttaaaatagccaCAAG TGCTTACATTCCTCTTAACAACTATTTGGTGTTCAATGATGTGGATGGAttatacacatacacatttgAAGCTGAAAGAAAG GAGAACTGTCCAGCCTGCAGCCAACTTCCCCAAAACATAGAGATTTCCCCATCAGCTAAACTGCAGGAGATCTTGGATTACTTGACAAATAACGCTTCATT gcAAATGAAATCTCCTGCAATTACAGCAACTATGTATGGGGGaaataaaacactttatttACAG acagtaGCTTCAATTGAAGAACGAACAAGGCCAAATCTTTCCAAGACACTAAAAG aattgGGGCTTGTGGATGGACAAGAACTTGCAGTTGCTGATGTTACTACACCACAAACTATGTTATTCAAGCTGCATTTCACCACTTAA